In one window of Carcharodon carcharias isolate sCarCar2 chromosome 14, sCarCar2.pri, whole genome shotgun sequence DNA:
- the trib3 gene encoding tribbles homolog 3, which yields MSVNAQRSLPSLPPRLKRLDFDDADDPDLPKCKRVRLSQLSIPALSPCLGSPSPTPSSSDDDNSVSRIGPYLLLNPTEANNCYRAIHTHTEQEYICKVFAMKRYSEVIAPYARLLPHPNVGQMAEVIAGDRKAYVLFQRGHGDMHSYVRTCKRLREEEAATLFRQMAQAVAHCHEHGIVLRDLKLRKFVFANRQRNKLRLENLDDACVLKGEDDSLMDKHGCPAYVGPEILNTKQSYSGKAADVWSLGVVLYTMLVGRYPFQDTEPAALFSKIRRGFYTVPDNISPKAKCLIRCILRRNPAERLTASEILCHPWFSSNFNVTFNSSTGPLTDQLVPDSYREDTDTDL from the exons ATGAGTGTGAACGCCCAGAGATCGctgccctcactccctcccaggctgaAGAGGTTAGACTTTGATGATGCTGATGACCCCGACCTTCCCAAATGTAAGCGAGTCCGTTTGAGCCAGCTCTCCATACCTGCCTTGTCCCCGTGCCTTGGCTCACCATCCCCAACGCCCTCCTCCTCCGATGACGACAACAGCGTATCCCGCATTGGACCTTACCTCCTGCTCAATCCCACAGAGGCGAATAATTGTTACAGAGCCATCCACACCCACACGGAACAGGAATACATCTGCAAG GTCTTTGCGATGAAGCGCTACAGTGAGGTGATTGCACCCTATGCCCGCCTCCTGCCTCACCCGAACGTGGGTCAGATGGCTGAGGTGATCGCTGGGGACCGCAAGGCCTACGTCCTTTTCCAGCGAGGCCACGGTGACATGCACTCGTACGTGCGGACATGTAAGAGGCTCCGTGAGGAAGAGGCTGCCACGCTCTTCAGGCAGATGGCGCAGGCAGTGGCGCACTGTCACGAACATGGGATTGTGCTCCGGGACCTCAAGCTGAGGAAATTCGTATTCGCCAACAGACAGag AAACAAACTGAGGCTTGAGAATTTGGATGATGCCTGTGTCCTGAAGGGAGAGGATGATTCCTTGATGGATAAGCATGGCTGCCCTGCTTACGTGGGGCCGGAGATCCTTAACACCAAACAGTCATACTCAGGGAAAGCTGCAGATGTCTGGAGCCTGGGAGTGGTCCTGTATACCATGCTAGTGGGCCGCTACCCTTTCCAGGACACGGAGCCAGCCGCCCTCTTCAGCAAGATTCGGCGAGGGTTCTACACCGTCCCGGACAACATTTCCCCCAAAGCCAAATGCCTTATCCGGTGCATCCTGCGACGGAACCCGGCTGAGAGATTGACAGCCAGTGAGATCTTGTGTCATCCCTGGTTCAGCTCCAACTTCAACGTGACCTTCAACAGCAGCACAGGACCATTGACCGACCAGTTGGTCCCTGATAGTTACAGGGAGGACACGGACACAGATTTGTAG